In a genomic window of Trachemys scripta elegans isolate TJP31775 chromosome 12, CAS_Tse_1.0, whole genome shotgun sequence:
- the LOC117886328 gene encoding ribonuclease-like has product MVDPVTDAAMVPRGPPLMFLLPLILLAVGPAQLSEGASYQQFARQHVDNPKTSARNDRIYCDLMMQRRGLTRSACKPTNTFIDAPINQLQDICKYAGTPIGGNLYDSHRSFDVTVCRVLPGSYPGNCKYRAAIGNTRIRVGCEDRLPVHLEPKYLP; this is encoded by the exons ATG GTTGATCCAGTGACAGATGCAGCCATGGTCCCCAGGGGACCCCCCCTCATGTTCCTGCTGCCCCTTATCCTGCTGGCCGTCGGCCCGGCCCAGCTCAGCGAAGGAGCCAGCTACCAGCAGTTTGCGAGACAACACGTCGACAACCCCAAGACCAGCGCCCGCAATGACCGGATCTACTGTGATCTCATGATGCAGCGCCGGGGCCTGACCCGCTCTGCCTGCAAACCCACCAACACCTTCATTGATGCCCCCATAAACCAGCTCCAAGACATCTGTAAATATGCAGGGACACCCATTGGTGGTAATCTCTACGACAGCCACAGATCTTTCGACGTCACCGTGTGCCGGGTTTTGCCCGGCTCCTACCCAGGGAACTGTAAATACAGGGCTGCAATTGGCAACACAAGGATCCGCGTGGGCTGTGAAGATCGGCTGCCCGTGCACTTAGAGCCAAAGTACCTGCCCTAA